A window of Nitrospira sp. contains these coding sequences:
- the mgtA gene encoding magnesium-translocating P-type ATPase — MNEQLPAFWSLQTDELLDRLQTRPEGLHPDEARQRQTQYASSRLKPRQDIRPLYVLLAQFRSPIILILLFAATMSLFLADRTDALIILTIILVSAFLGFWQEHGAAKAVASLLALVHVTVTVLREGKALDIPLDEVVPGDIITLSAGSSIPGDGLILESKDLFVDEATLTGETYPAEKSVSVVPSTAPVNQRTNSLFMGTHVISGHATAAIVQVGKDTEFGRIAGQVMHRQPDTEFERGVRRFGYLLLEVTLLLVFAIFAINVYLQRPVLDSFLFSMALAVGLTPQLLPAIISVNLSHGAKRMAQQKVIVKRLHSIENFGSMNVLCADKTGTLTEGSMHLERALDVAGQPSERVLFHAALNAAYETGFINPLDEALRTYRAWDFNGYRKLDEVPYDFVRKRLSILVATTTGSLLITKGALEQTLAACAYAEVADGHSVPLDAVRDRIARHFHDLTGQGFRVLGLAIRPMDACTRLGKEHETDMTFLGLLVFHDPLRADIADTIASLRRLGVSLKIITGDHHLVAAHVSQQVGMDHQRLLTGQDLRRMTDEALTHQVNDIDVFAEIEPNQKDRIILALKRSGNVVGYIGDGINDAPALHSADVGISVESAVDVAKDAADIVLLEKNLSVLIQGVREGRTTFSNTLKYVFMATSANFGNMFSMAGASLFLPFLPLLPKQILLTNLLTDIPEMTIATDSVDPELIDRPRRWDIAFIRKFMLTFGLVSSVFDYLTFGALLWILDASPEQFRTGWFIESVISASAIVLVIRTRRPFFSSTPGRALALATLAVAAVTLLLPVLPIAAPLGLTPMPLSFLFLLAAILAGYILTAELAKKYFYANSRA, encoded by the coding sequence ATGAACGAGCAACTCCCTGCGTTCTGGAGTCTTCAGACCGATGAACTGCTCGACCGGCTGCAAACCAGACCGGAAGGGCTCCATCCCGACGAAGCACGGCAGCGCCAAACGCAGTATGCGTCTTCCAGACTGAAGCCCCGCCAGGATATTCGTCCCCTGTATGTCCTGCTCGCGCAATTTCGCAGTCCGATCATTCTCATTCTCTTGTTTGCCGCGACCATGTCGTTGTTTCTGGCCGATCGTACCGACGCGCTCATCATCCTCACGATTATCCTGGTCAGCGCCTTCCTGGGATTCTGGCAGGAGCACGGCGCCGCCAAAGCCGTCGCCTCGCTCCTCGCCCTCGTCCACGTGACCGTCACGGTCTTGCGGGAGGGGAAGGCGCTCGACATTCCGCTCGATGAGGTCGTGCCCGGCGACATCATCACGCTGTCGGCCGGCTCAAGCATTCCCGGAGACGGCCTCATCCTCGAATCCAAAGATCTCTTCGTCGACGAAGCGACGTTGACCGGCGAAACGTACCCGGCTGAAAAATCCGTTTCGGTCGTGCCGTCCACGGCACCGGTCAATCAACGGACCAACAGTCTCTTCATGGGCACCCACGTGATCAGCGGCCATGCGACCGCCGCAATCGTGCAGGTCGGCAAAGACACGGAGTTCGGTCGCATTGCCGGCCAGGTGATGCACCGCCAGCCGGACACCGAGTTTGAACGAGGCGTCCGCCGGTTCGGCTATTTGCTGCTCGAAGTGACCCTCCTGCTCGTCTTCGCCATCTTCGCCATCAACGTCTATCTGCAACGCCCCGTCCTTGATTCGTTCCTCTTTTCCATGGCGCTGGCCGTGGGCCTCACACCGCAGTTGCTCCCGGCGATCATCAGCGTCAACCTTTCGCACGGGGCCAAGCGCATGGCCCAGCAGAAAGTGATCGTCAAGCGGCTCCACTCGATTGAGAACTTCGGCAGCATGAACGTGCTCTGTGCCGATAAGACCGGCACGCTCACGGAAGGATCGATGCATCTGGAACGCGCGCTCGATGTCGCGGGGCAGCCGAGTGAACGCGTGCTCTTTCACGCGGCCCTGAATGCCGCGTACGAAACCGGCTTCATCAACCCGCTCGACGAGGCCCTCCGCACGTATCGCGCATGGGATTTCAACGGGTACCGCAAGCTGGACGAGGTGCCCTACGACTTCGTACGCAAACGATTATCCATTCTCGTCGCCACCACGACCGGCTCCCTCCTCATTACCAAAGGCGCCTTGGAGCAAACATTGGCCGCCTGCGCCTACGCTGAAGTGGCCGACGGACACTCCGTGCCCCTCGACGCGGTCCGGGACCGGATCGCCCGCCACTTTCACGATCTCACCGGTCAGGGCTTTCGCGTTCTTGGCCTGGCCATCCGCCCCATGGACGCCTGCACTCGTCTTGGAAAGGAACACGAGACGGACATGACCTTCCTGGGACTCCTGGTTTTCCACGATCCGCTGCGGGCCGACATTGCCGATACCATCGCCTCGCTCCGCCGACTGGGGGTCTCCCTCAAAATCATTACTGGCGATCACCATCTCGTGGCCGCCCACGTCAGCCAGCAGGTAGGGATGGACCACCAGCGGCTGCTCACCGGCCAGGATCTCCGCCGCATGACAGACGAAGCCCTGACTCACCAGGTGAACGACATCGATGTCTTCGCCGAAATCGAACCGAACCAGAAAGACCGCATCATTCTGGCCTTAAAACGTTCCGGCAATGTCGTGGGTTATATCGGAGACGGGATCAATGATGCCCCTGCGCTCCATTCAGCGGACGTCGGCATCTCTGTGGAGAGCGCCGTGGACGTGGCGAAAGACGCAGCGGACATTGTACTGCTCGAAAAGAACTTATCCGTGCTGATCCAGGGAGTCCGGGAAGGGCGCACCACATTTTCGAACACCCTGAAGTACGTCTTCATGGCTACCAGCGCGAATTTCGGCAACATGTTCAGCATGGCCGGCGCCTCGCTGTTTCTTCCGTTTCTCCCGCTGTTGCCGAAGCAAATCCTCCTCACGAATCTACTGACCGATATTCCTGAAATGACGATCGCCACCGATAGCGTCGACCCTGAACTGATCGACCGGCCGCGACGCTGGGACATCGCCTTCATCCGAAAATTCATGCTGACATTCGGACTCGTCAGCTCGGTCTTTGACTACCTGACGTTCGGCGCGCTGCTGTGGATTCTCGACGCCTCACCGGAACAGTTTCGGACGGGCTGGTTCATCGAATCCGTCATTTCCGCCTCGGCCATTGTGCTCGTCATTCGAACCAGACGGCCGTTTTTCTCCAGCACACCGGGACGCGCCCTCGCGCTCGCTACCCTGGCAGTCGCAGCCGTGACGCTGCTGCTGCCCGTCCTCCCCATCGCGGCGCCGCTGGGATTGACGCCCATGCCGCTGTCATTTCTCTTTCTCCTCGCCGCCATCCTCGCCGGATACATCCTCACCGCCGAGCTGGCCAAGAAATACTTCTACGCCAATAGCCGGGCCTGA
- a CDS encoding ABC transporter permease → MSFLWLTMLSALRILRRNPLRAGLTMLGIIIGIGAVVAMVSLGQGATASVQAEIASLGTNVLIMIPGTTTVGGVRGGLGTISTLTVDDAEDIEKKIGSVSMVMYGSRSVLQVIGENKNWSTVVLGTTPQFTDIRSWPIVQGNFFTQSDMESAAKVAILGKTVAQNLFEPGDEVVGSQIRIRNVPLRVIGVLAPKGQSITGQDQDDLVLLPFTTAERKVLGTKFLGTVGIILVATQTRHDIPAVVEDIKELLRARHHVQPSEDDDFTIRTMEDIAKTVAGTSRTMMLMLMGIASISLVVGGIGIMNILLVSVTERTKEIGLRMAVGAKRIHILLQFLIEAIIMTTIGGILGVGTGIGISLLLTNLIGWPTIISMPAVAAAFFFSLVVGIFFGLYPANKASKLNPIEALHYE, encoded by the coding sequence ATGTCGTTCCTGTGGCTCACCATGCTCTCCGCCCTGCGCATCCTGCGCCGGAATCCGCTGCGGGCCGGACTGACCATGCTCGGCATCATCATCGGCATCGGCGCAGTGGTGGCGATGGTCAGCCTGGGGCAGGGCGCGACAGCTTCCGTCCAAGCCGAAATCGCCAGCCTCGGCACCAACGTCCTCATCATGATTCCCGGAACCACTACCGTCGGGGGCGTACGCGGCGGGCTCGGCACGATTTCGACCCTGACCGTGGACGACGCCGAAGATATCGAGAAGAAAATAGGCAGCGTCTCCATGGTGATGTATGGATCCCGGTCCGTCCTGCAGGTGATCGGTGAAAACAAAAACTGGAGCACTGTCGTACTAGGCACGACCCCCCAATTTACCGACATTCGCAGCTGGCCGATCGTGCAAGGCAACTTCTTTACCCAGTCGGACATGGAATCGGCGGCGAAGGTCGCGATCCTGGGGAAAACCGTCGCGCAGAACCTGTTCGAGCCAGGGGATGAAGTCGTGGGCAGTCAGATTCGCATCCGCAACGTCCCGCTGCGTGTGATCGGCGTCCTGGCGCCCAAGGGACAATCGATTACCGGACAAGACCAGGACGATCTGGTCCTGCTCCCGTTTACGACCGCCGAACGCAAAGTCCTGGGCACCAAGTTTCTCGGAACCGTCGGGATCATCCTAGTGGCGACGCAGACGCGGCATGACATCCCCGCCGTCGTGGAGGACATCAAGGAACTCCTGCGCGCGAGACATCATGTCCAGCCGTCCGAAGACGACGATTTCACCATCCGCACCATGGAGGACATCGCCAAGACCGTCGCCGGCACGAGCCGGACGATGATGCTCATGCTGATGGGCATTGCCTCCATCTCGCTCGTCGTGGGAGGCATCGGCATCATGAATATTCTCCTCGTCTCGGTCACGGAACGAACCAAGGAAATCGGGCTGCGCATGGCCGTCGGCGCGAAGCGGATTCATATCCTGCTGCAATTTCTGATCGAAGCCATCATCATGACCACCATCGGGGGCATCCTCGGCGTCGGGACCGGCATCGGCATCTCGCTACTCCTGACGAACCTGATCGGCTGGCCGACGATTATTTCTATGCCGGCCGTGGCCGCCGCGTTTTTCTTTTCCCTCGTCGTCGGCATCTTCTTCGGCCTCTATCCGGCCAACAAAGCCTCCAAACTGAATCCCATCGAGGCACTCCATTATGAGTAG
- a CDS encoding DMT family transporter, with the protein MTAAGNRARGGLYGLAAAALFGISLPLTKLLLPESGPLLIAGLLYLGAGIGLLCFELRVYRHSKVARGEAPIQPTDRWLLAGIVVAGGILGPVLMLWGLQRLSAVASSLLLNLEAPLTIALAILFFREHLDRREVLGALVIKGQLPSSITTQEPCARIGWDSSR; encoded by the coding sequence ATGACCGCTGCCGGCAATCGAGCAAGAGGCGGCCTCTATGGCTTAGCAGCAGCAGCCCTCTTCGGGATCAGTCTCCCTTTAACAAAACTGCTGCTCCCAGAAAGTGGACCTCTGCTCATTGCAGGCCTGCTGTATCTCGGCGCCGGAATCGGGCTGTTGTGCTTTGAGCTGAGGGTCTATCGCCACTCGAAGGTTGCGCGAGGTGAGGCACCAATCCAACCTACGGACCGATGGCTGTTGGCTGGAATCGTGGTGGCCGGCGGCATCCTTGGACCGGTCTTGATGTTGTGGGGGCTCCAGCGCCTCTCCGCGGTTGCCAGTTCTTTGCTGCTCAACTTGGAAGCTCCGTTGACGATCGCGTTGGCCATTCTCTTCTTTCGGGAGCATCTCGATCGGCGCGAAGTCCTTGGGGCCCTCGTCATTAAGGGGCAGCTGCCGTCCTCAATTACCACCCAGGAGCCGTGCGCACGGATTGGCTGGGATTCGTCGCGATAG
- a CDS encoding cation-translocating P-type ATPase, whose product MTNAPAQTNSSWHTSSVASAATALSTNHEAGLESEEVLRRQMREGFNELPEAPPPSLLKLFFSQFANVIVWVLIGAAVVSGLLEDWLDAAAIGTIVFLNGLLGFVQEFRAEQSLAALRKMSVSMARVIREGVLRSIPARELVPGDLILLEAGDRVPADARLTYAANFQSQEASLTGESTPVQKHAGTLDAVDVPLADRINLVFMGTIAVSGKARALVVATGLRTELGRIASMIQQASEAERAETPLQRRLEQFGYTLLWLALGVVAVVFGLGYWRGEPLLVMFLTSVSLAVAAVPEGLPAVVTITLALGVTRMAKRHALIRKLPAVETLGSATVICTDKTGTLTKNEMTVTKLFAGNASFDVTGEGYEPMGEIRQRSAELNVLSPESSGQRGNSSSPSSAPSTQHSALNPGLLRLLTAAVLCNGATLRQENGAWQVIGDPTEGALLVAAAKVGLTKEELEQAAPIEAEHPFDAERKMMTVVRRVAEGSKAYVKGAPDVLLARCTHRMTSDGRIEPLSDQQRKAIVVTNASLAGEALRVLGVAERPVDSHGTNLSADAVERDLVFLGLCAMKDPLRPEAKEAVRLCREAGISTVMITGDHKETAVAIARELGLHDGEGRALSGSELNDLTDEQLATMVRRVTVYARVSAEHKLRIVQAWKRSGAIVAMTGDGVNDAPAIKAADIGVAMGLAGTDVTKEASDMVVTDDNFASITAAVEEGRGVFDNIRKTVHFLLSCNVSEVLVMLFAALLGLPLPLLPIQILWMNLVTDGIPALALAVDPKAPDLMKRPPRRPEARLLDGGRLWAIGGEGLMLAALALGAFSYSLYGLHQGLDQARTVAFTVMVVAQLVHAFNCRSDRWSLFQLGFGTNRALVWAVLLSLAVQIVVLTVPAVSPVVKVAPLPIEDWELMGAAGVLPFVIMEAIKWLRRR is encoded by the coding sequence ATGACAAACGCACCGGCGCAGACAAACAGTTCCTGGCACACCAGCTCAGTGGCATCAGCGGCCACCGCCCTCTCTACGAATCATGAGGCCGGGCTCGAGTCCGAGGAGGTGCTTCGGCGGCAGATGCGCGAAGGCTTTAACGAACTGCCTGAAGCTCCTCCCCCGTCGCTGCTGAAACTGTTCTTTTCCCAGTTTGCCAATGTCATCGTGTGGGTGCTGATCGGCGCGGCGGTGGTATCCGGCCTGTTGGAAGACTGGCTCGATGCGGCGGCGATCGGCACCATCGTGTTTCTGAACGGGCTGCTCGGGTTCGTGCAGGAGTTCCGGGCGGAGCAATCCCTGGCGGCGCTGCGGAAGATGTCCGTCTCAATGGCCCGGGTGATTCGTGAAGGCGTGCTCCGGTCCATTCCCGCCCGGGAGTTGGTCCCCGGCGATCTGATCCTCCTGGAGGCGGGCGACCGGGTTCCCGCGGACGCCCGCCTGACCTACGCCGCAAACTTCCAGTCACAGGAAGCCTCGTTGACCGGTGAGTCGACGCCGGTTCAAAAGCACGCCGGTACGCTCGACGCAGTGGACGTACCTCTCGCCGATCGGATCAACTTGGTGTTCATGGGCACCATCGCGGTGTCGGGCAAGGCCCGCGCGTTAGTGGTGGCGACCGGTCTCCGGACGGAACTCGGGCGTATCGCCTCGATGATTCAGCAGGCTTCTGAAGCGGAGCGGGCTGAAACGCCCCTTCAGCGAAGGCTGGAGCAGTTCGGCTATACCCTGTTGTGGCTGGCCCTGGGGGTCGTGGCGGTCGTTTTCGGGTTGGGATATTGGCGAGGGGAGCCGCTGCTGGTGATGTTTCTCACGTCGGTGAGTTTGGCGGTGGCGGCAGTGCCGGAGGGGTTGCCCGCGGTGGTCACCATCACCCTTGCGCTGGGCGTGACGCGCATGGCGAAGCGGCATGCGTTGATTCGCAAGTTGCCGGCGGTGGAAACGCTGGGATCTGCGACGGTGATCTGCACCGATAAGACCGGCACGTTAACGAAGAATGAAATGACGGTCACGAAACTCTTTGCCGGCAATGCATCCTTCGACGTCACGGGCGAAGGCTATGAGCCGATGGGGGAGATACGACAAAGAAGTGCTGAGTTGAACGTGCTGAGTCCTGAGTCATCCGGTCAAAGAGGAAACTCTTCCTCACCTAGCTCAGCACCCAGCACTCAGCACTCAGCACTTAATCCCGGACTTCTCCGGTTGTTGACGGCAGCGGTCCTGTGCAACGGCGCGACTTTGAGACAGGAAAACGGAGCCTGGCAGGTGATCGGCGATCCGACGGAAGGGGCGTTGCTCGTTGCTGCAGCGAAAGTCGGGCTGACGAAAGAAGAGTTGGAACAGGCCGCCCCGATCGAGGCGGAACATCCCTTCGATGCTGAGCGAAAAATGATGACGGTGGTTCGACGGGTGGCCGAAGGGAGCAAGGCCTATGTCAAAGGGGCGCCGGACGTCTTGCTGGCCCGCTGCACGCATCGCATGACGTCGGACGGACGAATTGAGCCGCTGAGTGACCAGCAACGGAAAGCCATTGTTGTGACGAACGCCTCTCTGGCCGGGGAAGCTCTTCGTGTCCTCGGGGTGGCGGAGCGGCCTGTCGATAGTCATGGCACGAATCTGTCGGCCGATGCCGTGGAGCGTGACCTGGTGTTTCTCGGTTTGTGTGCGATGAAGGATCCCTTGCGTCCAGAAGCGAAGGAGGCGGTGCGTCTTTGTCGGGAGGCCGGGATCAGCACGGTGATGATTACCGGGGATCACAAAGAGACGGCCGTGGCGATCGCACGGGAATTGGGCCTGCATGATGGCGAGGGAAGGGCGCTCTCTGGCTCAGAACTCAACGATCTCACGGACGAGCAGCTGGCTACCATGGTCCGGCGCGTGACTGTCTATGCCCGCGTCTCGGCGGAGCATAAGCTGCGCATTGTCCAGGCGTGGAAACGTAGCGGCGCGATTGTCGCGATGACCGGGGACGGCGTGAACGATGCGCCGGCAATTAAGGCGGCCGACATCGGTGTGGCGATGGGACTCGCCGGCACCGATGTGACGAAAGAAGCCTCCGATATGGTGGTGACGGATGATAACTTCGCCTCGATTACCGCGGCGGTGGAAGAAGGACGGGGGGTATTCGATAACATCCGCAAGACCGTGCATTTTCTCTTGTCGTGCAACGTGAGTGAAGTACTGGTCATGCTGTTTGCCGCGTTGTTGGGATTACCGCTTCCGCTCCTGCCGATTCAGATTCTCTGGATGAATCTCGTGACTGACGGCATTCCAGCCCTGGCTTTGGCGGTTGATCCCAAGGCTCCTGATTTGATGAAGCGTCCGCCGCGCAGACCGGAGGCCCGCTTGCTCGATGGCGGGCGGTTGTGGGCGATCGGCGGCGAGGGGCTGATGCTGGCGGCGCTCGCATTGGGTGCCTTCAGTTACAGTCTGTATGGTTTGCATCAGGGCCTCGATCAGGCCAGGACGGTGGCCTTTACCGTGATGGTCGTCGCGCAATTGGTCCATGCGTTCAACTGCCGGAGTGATCGGTGGTCGCTCTTCCAGCTTGGTTTCGGCACGAATCGCGCCCTGGTCTGGGCCGTGCTGCTCTCGCTCGCGGTCCAGATTGTGGTGCTGACCGTTCCGGCGGTTTCCCCGGTGGTCAAGGTGGCTCCCTTGCCGATCGAAGACTGGGAATTGATGGGAGCGGCGGGTGTGTTGCCGTTTGTAATCATGGAAGCGATCAAGTGGTTGAGACGACGGTGA
- a CDS encoding glycoside hydrolase family 57 protein has product MVIWHLTPDAPRFPFFVSAGQHVNLQFGSWPIEGGQRTWIEYQVLHQDGTVHTGQVESTWNVNREANSYWFLNVGPFADGDRVEYRLRGSSPAGSCDGEPFSFVVSPKLHLAILWHQHQPLYKDLHAKRPQGSYRFPWVRLHAIRDYYAMAALLEQHPEVHLTINLTPVLLQQLEDYTERGATDRALELTLTPAARLSAAQREELLATFFEADWHTQIFPWPRYRALFEQRQDGRSFTVQDLADLQMWFNVAWFGPEFQEGAVTLPSGVVASALSYIAQGSGYSSDQIAQMVLEQLTIMRNVVAIHRRLQDRGQIEVSTTPFYHPILPLLADTDQATIDRDGATHPTRFHRPEDATAQVHQAVTFYQERFGHLPAGMWPAEGAVGQSVISLFAEAGMQWIATDRGVLERSGQYGYNVQDPNVLCQAYRAEDETGRGVAVFFRDPVLSDKIGFHYQHYADAGQAAADFVRELKERFAWRVDDPENRIVSIILDGENAWGAYRQQARPFLHALYAALVADPEIRTVTFREYLEGNPARGVLGHPVAGLRKVYDLFEASWIDENGSRPGNDLGTWIGEKEENQAWNLLRETRDLLDRVKATPERHRKAFDALYAAEGSDWFWWFGEDQASDSDVEFDDLFRTHLQNVYRSLRRRPPAVLTRPIVPHAPIWTFSRPIRSIWAGDRLIIRTNCPGRLAWKTNAQETWTEAIMVPAGGVMAAVHRFGLALGPFAPSVRWVEFRFRCTHAACCGTDACCRSEFQRVEILTDESKPLPSSRMRKRSPSVRSNRNRKT; this is encoded by the coding sequence ATGGTCATCTGGCATCTCACACCTGACGCCCCGCGCTTTCCGTTTTTCGTGAGCGCGGGGCAGCACGTCAATCTCCAGTTCGGCAGCTGGCCCATCGAGGGGGGGCAACGAACTTGGATCGAGTATCAGGTCCTGCACCAGGACGGCACGGTGCATACAGGGCAGGTGGAGAGCACCTGGAATGTCAATCGGGAGGCCAACAGCTACTGGTTTCTGAACGTCGGCCCGTTTGCGGACGGGGATCGGGTGGAGTACCGGCTGAGGGGAAGCTCTCCGGCCGGGTCCTGCGACGGGGAGCCCTTCTCGTTTGTCGTGAGCCCGAAGCTTCACCTTGCGATTCTGTGGCACCAGCACCAACCGCTCTATAAAGATCTGCACGCCAAGCGACCACAGGGGTCATACCGGTTTCCCTGGGTGCGCCTGCATGCCATTCGAGACTACTACGCCATGGCGGCGCTGCTGGAACAGCATCCGGAGGTACATCTCACCATCAATCTCACGCCCGTCCTCCTCCAACAGCTCGAGGACTATACTGAACGCGGGGCGACAGACCGCGCCCTGGAATTAACTCTGACCCCGGCGGCCCGTCTGTCCGCCGCCCAGCGAGAGGAACTCCTCGCCACGTTCTTCGAGGCCGACTGGCACACCCAGATCTTCCCCTGGCCCCGCTATCGCGCCTTGTTCGAGCAACGCCAGGACGGTCGCTCGTTCACGGTTCAAGATCTCGCTGATCTCCAGATGTGGTTCAATGTGGCCTGGTTCGGCCCGGAGTTCCAGGAGGGAGCGGTGACACTTCCCAGCGGGGTAGTGGCCTCCGCGCTGAGCTATATCGCGCAAGGCAGCGGATACAGCTCGGACCAGATCGCCCAGATGGTCCTGGAGCAACTTACGATCATGCGCAACGTCGTCGCGATTCATCGCCGGCTTCAGGACCGCGGACAGATCGAAGTCTCCACCACCCCTTTTTACCATCCCATTCTTCCGCTGCTTGCGGATACCGATCAGGCCACGATCGACCGCGACGGTGCCACCCATCCCACGCGCTTCCACCGGCCTGAAGATGCGACGGCGCAGGTGCATCAGGCCGTGACCTTCTACCAGGAACGGTTCGGCCATCTGCCTGCGGGGATGTGGCCCGCCGAGGGCGCGGTCGGGCAGTCGGTGATTTCGCTGTTTGCCGAGGCCGGCATGCAGTGGATCGCCACGGATCGGGGCGTGCTGGAGCGGTCAGGGCAGTACGGGTACAATGTCCAGGATCCGAATGTGCTCTGCCAAGCCTACCGGGCGGAAGATGAAACGGGCCGGGGTGTGGCCGTCTTTTTCCGCGATCCGGTCTTGTCAGACAAGATCGGCTTTCACTACCAACATTATGCAGATGCCGGCCAGGCTGCAGCAGACTTCGTGCGAGAACTCAAAGAGCGCTTCGCCTGGCGGGTGGACGATCCAGAAAACCGGATCGTCTCGATTATCCTGGATGGGGAAAATGCGTGGGGGGCCTATCGTCAACAGGCACGCCCGTTCTTGCATGCCCTGTATGCCGCGCTGGTGGCCGATCCAGAGATCCGGACCGTCACGTTTCGCGAGTATCTCGAAGGCAATCCCGCACGCGGCGTCCTGGGTCATCCCGTGGCTGGGCTGCGGAAAGTCTATGACCTCTTCGAGGCGAGCTGGATTGATGAGAATGGCTCGCGACCGGGGAACGACCTCGGCACGTGGATCGGAGAGAAGGAAGAAAATCAGGCCTGGAACTTGTTGCGGGAAACTCGTGATCTTCTGGACCGCGTGAAGGCCACCCCAGAGCGTCATCGCAAGGCCTTTGACGCACTCTACGCGGCTGAGGGGAGCGACTGGTTCTGGTGGTTCGGCGAGGATCAGGCCTCGGATTCCGATGTCGAGTTTGACGACCTGTTCCGGACGCATTTACAAAATGTCTATCGATCTCTGCGACGAAGGCCGCCCGCGGTTTTGACTCGTCCCATTGTCCCTCATGCGCCGATTTGGACCTTTAGCAGGCCTATTCGATCGATCTGGGCGGGTGACCGGCTGATCATTCGCACGAACTGTCCTGGCCGGCTCGCGTGGAAGACGAATGCGCAGGAAACGTGGACCGAGGCGATCATGGTCCCCGCAGGGGGTGTCATGGCGGCGGTGCATCGCTTCGGTCTCGCGCTTGGTCCCTTTGCCCCGTCCGTCCGATGGGTGGAGTTCCGATTCCGTTGCACGCATGCTGCGTGCTGCGGAACAGATGCCTGTTGCCGCTCAGAGTTCCAGCGGGTTGAGATTCTTACTGACGAGTCTAAACCGCTCCCATCTTCCCGCATGCGGAAACGATCACCTTCTGTTCGGAGTAACCGGAATAGGAAGACGTAA
- a CDS encoding DMT family transporter, translated as MRTDWLGFVAIVGACLCWAIDNNLSQRLSLRDPIVVTGIKTLGAGACMVSLAMLTGQSLPRPSMLMAALVLGLFSYGLSLVLDMQALRLVGAAREAGYFATAPFIGAVAAVPIVGEQWGLTELAASAAMAVGVTLLLSAHHRHLHVHEEVEHDHTHVHGEHHQHEHEEQIVTEESHTHAHRHLPQAHDHPHVSELHHRHEHG; from the coding sequence GTGCGCACGGATTGGCTGGGATTCGTCGCGATAGTGGGCGCCTGCCTCTGCTGGGCTATCGATAACAATCTGAGCCAGCGTCTCTCGCTCCGTGATCCAATTGTGGTAACGGGGATCAAGACCTTGGGAGCGGGCGCCTGTATGGTAAGCCTGGCCATGCTCACCGGTCAGAGTTTGCCTCGACCCTCGATGCTTATGGCTGCGCTTGTGCTAGGGCTGTTCAGTTATGGCCTGAGTCTTGTGCTGGACATGCAAGCTCTCCGCTTGGTAGGGGCCGCCCGCGAAGCAGGATACTTTGCGACCGCGCCCTTCATCGGCGCCGTGGCCGCTGTGCCGATTGTCGGTGAGCAATGGGGATTGACCGAGTTGGCCGCCAGCGCGGCTATGGCGGTGGGTGTGACGCTCTTGCTGAGCGCCCATCATCGCCATCTGCATGTCCATGAAGAGGTGGAGCACGATCATACGCACGTGCATGGCGAGCACCACCAGCACGAGCATGAGGAGCAGATCGTCACAGAGGAATCGCATACACACGCGCACCGGCATCTGCCACAGGCGCATGATCACCCGCACGTGTCCGAGCTGCATCACCGCCATGAGCATGGATAG